The Piliocolobus tephrosceles isolate RC106 chromosome 3, ASM277652v3, whole genome shotgun sequence genome has a window encoding:
- the MSMO1 gene encoding methylsterol monooxygenase 1: MATNESVSIFSSASLAVEYVDSLLPENPLQEPFKNAWNYMLNNYTKFQIATWGSLIVHEALYFSFCLPGFLFQFIPYMKKYKIQKDKPETWENQWKCFKVLLFNHFCIQLPLICGTYYFTEYFNIPYDWERMPRWYFLLARCFGCAVIEDTWHYFLHRLLHHKRIYKYIHKVHHEFQAPFGMEAEYAHPLETLILGTGFFIGIVLLCDHVILLWAWVTIRLLETIDVHSGYDIPLNPLNLIPFYAGSRHHDFHHMNFIGNYASTFTWWDRLFGTDAQYHAYNEKRKKFEKKTE, encoded by the exons ATGGCAACAAATGAAAGTGTCAGCATCTTTAGTTCAGCATCCTTGGCTGTGGAATATGTAGATTCACTTTTACCTGAGAATCCTCTGCAAgaaccatttaaaaatgcttgGAACTATATGTTGAATAATTATACAAAGTTCCAGATTGCAACATGGGGATCCCTTATAGTTCATGAAGCCCTTTATTTCTCGTTCTGTTTACCtggatttttatttcaatttataccttatatgaaaaaatacaaaattcaaaag GATAAGCCAGAGACATGGGAAAACCAATGGAAATGTTTCAAAGTTCTTCTCTTTAATCACTTCTGTATCCAGCTGCCTTTGATTTGTGGAACCTATTATTTTACAGAGTATTTCAatattccttatgattgggaaaGAATGCCAAGATG GTATTTTCTTTTGGCAAGATGCTTTGGCTGTGCAGTCATTGAAGATACTTGGCACTATTTTCTGCATAGACTCTTACACcacaaaagaatatacaaatatattcataaagtTCATCATGAGTTTCAG GCTCCATTTGGAATGGAAGCTGAATATGCACATCCTTTAGAGACTCTAATTCTTGGAACTGGATTTTTCATTGGCATCGTGCTTTTGTGTGATCATGTAATTCTTCTTTGGGCATGGGTGACCATTCGTTTATTAGAAACTATTGATGTCCATAG TGGTTATGATATTCCTCTCAACCCTTTAAATCTGATCCCTTTCTATGCTGGTTCTCGGCACCATGATTTCCACCACATGAACTTCATTGGAAACTATGCTTCAACATTTACATGGTGGGATCGACTTTTTGGAACAGACGCTCAATATCATGCCTATaatgaaaagaggaagaagttTGAGAAAAAGACTGAATAA